A single region of the Thermotoga profunda AZM34c06 genome encodes:
- a CDS encoding LytS/YhcK type 5TM receptor domain-containing protein yields MYLVITLFSRMTLLGVIIFFFLQFYKTKKSFVKLFEGNKPLTLGFFGGIFGIIGTILGLPYKGTIINYRDMGVIVASLYGGLPATLLSCSIASTHRFLLGGPSGLACSIGTLCAGVFSSFFRKSFMRSNEKVIFGCLLSAVSELVHLFVAYLIITPRSLAVDIVSNALMPMVITNAFGVALILALTKYTEQAIKIASSQVFAATLGIVEDAIRVVEDPKSENLVRFAHKISLVLDVDEVVIDLNSCPAVNENNITKICVPLMAKNGALGNLIVINNARFQEEQIMMIKEIAKFVEIVMLAAKAVREAILAREAQMRDFMSKLGPHFLFNTLASIRYLVKTDQNSAVKMIDELSELLRYYFKKKEPLVTLDEEIRIIECYLSIMKLRYGEALIYQIDVPEDLKYHCIPPMILQPIVENAIEHGEKDGRIIVKIEAAQKDENLILKVCDKGNGMKSDSKKGIGMMLVEARLKNIYSDRAKIEYKSKNGLNVIISIPMEGIHDKGSCFRRRATCT; encoded by the coding sequence GTGTATTTAGTTATTACTTTATTCAGTAGGATGACGCTGCTCGGTGTTATCATCTTTTTCTTTCTTCAGTTTTACAAGACCAAAAAATCCTTCGTCAAGCTTTTCGAAGGTAACAAACCACTGACTTTGGGTTTTTTTGGTGGCATCTTTGGCATCATTGGTACGATACTGGGATTACCTTACAAAGGTACGATAATAAATTACCGTGATATGGGTGTAATTGTTGCTTCTTTATATGGTGGATTACCTGCTACTCTTTTGAGTTGTTCGATTGCTTCGACACACAGATTTTTGCTTGGTGGACCTTCGGGATTAGCTTGTTCTATAGGTACATTGTGCGCAGGTGTCTTCTCAAGTTTCTTTAGAAAATCGTTTATGAGATCAAATGAAAAAGTCATTTTTGGTTGTTTATTATCTGCTGTTTCGGAACTTGTTCATTTGTTCGTTGCTTATTTGATTATCACACCGCGTTCTTTAGCTGTCGACATAGTTTCAAATGCGCTTATGCCTATGGTGATAACCAATGCTTTTGGTGTTGCACTCATATTAGCACTCACCAAATATACAGAACAAGCCATTAAAATTGCATCATCGCAAGTATTCGCAGCCACTCTTGGGATTGTGGAAGATGCAATAAGAGTCGTTGAAGATCCAAAATCAGAAAACTTAGTCAGATTTGCACATAAAATATCTCTTGTCCTTGACGTTGATGAAGTTGTGATTGATCTGAATAGTTGTCCAGCGGTGAATGAAAATAATATAACAAAAATCTGTGTGCCATTGATGGCAAAGAATGGAGCATTAGGGAATTTAATCGTCATTAATAATGCGCGATTTCAAGAAGAACAAATAATGATGATAAAAGAAATCGCAAAATTTGTGGAGATAGTCATGCTTGCTGCAAAAGCCGTTAGGGAAGCGATACTTGCGCGTGAAGCACAAATGAGAGATTTCATGTCAAAACTTGGACCACATTTTCTGTTTAATACTCTGGCAAGCATAAGGTATCTTGTGAAAACAGATCAAAATAGCGCTGTGAAAATGATTGATGAGTTGTCAGAATTGCTGAGATATTACTTTAAGAAAAAAGAACCATTGGTGACACTTGATGAAGAGATTAGAATCATAGAGTGCTATCTTTCAATAATGAAACTTAGATATGGAGAAGCGTTGATATACCAAATCGATGTACCAGAAGATCTTAAATACCACTGTATCCCGCCGATGATTCTACAACCGATTGTTGAAAATGCTATTGAGCATGGTGAAAAAGACGGCAGGATCATCGTGAAGATTGAAGCAGCTCAAAAAGATGAGAACCTAATTTTGAAGGTATGTGATAAAGGTAACGGCATGAAATCTGACTCAAAGAAAGGTATAGGTATGATGCTTGTTGAAGCAAGACTTAAGAATATTTATTCAGATAGAGCAAAGATAGAATACAAGAGTAAAAATGGTTTGAATGTTATTATCAGCATTCCGATGGAGGGAATTCATGATAAGGGTAGCTGTTTTAGAAGACGAGCAACTTGCACGTGA
- the rpsL gene encoding 30S ribosomal protein S12 encodes MPTINQLIRLGRGQKIEKSKAPALEGNPQKRGVCIRVTTMTPKKPNSALRKIARVRLSNGTEVTAYIPGIGHNLQEHSVVLVRGGRVKDLPGIRYKIIRGTLDTAGVENRKQSRSKYGAKRSKK; translated from the coding sequence ATGCCGACTATAAATCAATTGATTAGACTTGGAAGAGGACAGAAAATTGAAAAATCTAAAGCACCTGCTTTGGAAGGGAATCCACAGAAGCGTGGTGTGTGCATTCGTGTTACAACCATGACACCAAAAAAACCAAACTCTGCCTTGAGAAAAATTGCAAGGGTAAGGTTGTCAAATGGTACTGAAGTCACGGCATACATACCAGGTATAGGGCACAATTTACAGGAACATTCTGTTGTGCTTGTCAGAGGTGGAAGAGTCAAAGATCTGCCAGGTATAAGGTATAAGATTATACGCGGTACCCTTGACACCGCTGGAGTGGAAAACAGAAAACAATCTCGCAGCAAATATGGTGCAAAAAGATCCAAGAAGTAG
- the rpsG gene encoding 30S ribosomal protein S7, which yields MRRRRAEVREVSPDPVYQDVLVAKLINRIMWDGKKSVAQQVVYDALEYVREKSGKDPLEVFQKAVDNVRPVLEVRPRRVGGATYQVPVEVQEPRKTSLALRWIVTAARSKKGKPMYIKLGEEILASYQGTGASVKKREDVHKMAEANRAFAHLRW from the coding sequence ATGAGAAGAAGAAGAGCAGAAGTAAGAGAAGTATCTCCTGATCCAGTATATCAAGATGTATTAGTGGCAAAACTAATAAACAGAATCATGTGGGATGGTAAAAAGTCAGTGGCACAACAGGTTGTCTACGATGCTCTTGAGTATGTGAGAGAGAAATCTGGTAAAGATCCGTTAGAGGTTTTCCAAAAAGCTGTGGATAATGTTAGGCCAGTTCTGGAGGTCAGACCAAGACGTGTGGGAGGAGCTACATACCAAGTACCCGTTGAAGTTCAAGAGCCAAGAAAAACATCACTCGCTCTCAGATGGATTGTAACAGCAGCACGCTCTAAGAAAGGAAAACCCATGTACATAAAACTTGGTGAAGAAATCCTTGCCTCCTATCAAGGTACTGGTGCATCAGTTAAGAAAAGAGAAGATGTTCACAAAATGGCGGAGGCGAACAGGGCATTTGCCCATCTACGGTGGTGA
- a CDS encoding LytR/AlgR family response regulator transcription factor: protein MANTTDGEYEIYHWGISELEKRLPKNFLRVHKSYICNLERVKKVIRVPSMQVELENSSLIPVSRQYQKLVKSSLFV, encoded by the coding sequence ATCGCTAATACAACTGATGGGGAATACGAAATTTACCACTGGGGTATCAGTGAACTCGAAAAGAGATTACCAAAGAACTTTCTTAGAGTTCACAAATCGTATATATGTAATTTGGAGCGAGTTAAGAAAGTAATTCGAGTTCCCAGCATGCAAGTAGAACTTGAGAACTCGAGTTTAATACCTGTTTCAAGACAGTATCAAAAACTTGTCAAGTCTTCTCTATTCGTTTGA
- a CDS encoding nucleotidyltransferase, with protein MKVLGIIVEYNPFHNGHLYHLNNAKEIVKPDYTIAVMSGSFCQRGEPAIIDKFSRAQIALLNGVDIVFELPFVYATQDAGGFAKGAVWLLERTNVVTDIVFGSESANIDFLTKIATVMIDQPEPFPRLMKEELKKGHSFPNARKYALLRYFELTREMDPKEVLKIEKSNDILGVEYIKSLKELKSNIKAHLIKRIGAEDTDKNFKGKFSSATAIRKMILDGQWDKVTQAVPEKSLEIISRELNEGRGPVTLQQLEQIVLAKIRLMSREDLQRLYGFSEGIDLRFIQCASKFGEFDQFLSCIKTKRFTMSKIRRLLLYTLFNVSQEFLSRCNELGPQYLRVLGFNNKGRQLLSMIKRRSAIPVLSVCSLYRKVLEKVLKDKTGRFIVDPELFEKQLLFDVQSTSIHSLLFPSKSERSADRDFHIPPVIIS; from the coding sequence TTGAAAGTTCTTGGAATAATTGTGGAATACAACCCTTTTCATAATGGACATCTCTACCATCTGAACAACGCAAAGGAGATTGTGAAACCAGATTACACCATAGCCGTTATGAGTGGGAGTTTCTGCCAAAGAGGAGAACCTGCAATCATAGACAAGTTTTCAAGAGCACAGATAGCACTTTTGAATGGTGTAGATATTGTTTTCGAGCTGCCGTTTGTTTATGCCACTCAAGATGCTGGGGGTTTTGCAAAAGGAGCCGTCTGGTTGCTGGAACGAACCAATGTGGTAACAGATATCGTTTTTGGCAGTGAATCAGCTAATATTGATTTTCTCACAAAAATTGCTACTGTGATGATTGATCAACCAGAGCCATTTCCAAGGTTGATGAAAGAAGAATTGAAAAAAGGTCATTCTTTTCCGAATGCAAGAAAATATGCATTACTGAGATACTTTGAATTGACAAGGGAGATGGATCCCAAGGAAGTCTTGAAAATAGAAAAATCCAACGACATTCTCGGAGTTGAATACATAAAATCGTTAAAAGAATTAAAAAGCAACATAAAAGCACATCTTATAAAGAGAATTGGTGCAGAAGATACAGATAAAAATTTCAAAGGTAAATTCTCAAGTGCAACGGCAATAAGAAAGATGATACTCGACGGTCAGTGGGATAAAGTGACGCAAGCCGTTCCTGAAAAGAGCTTAGAGATAATTTCACGAGAACTGAACGAAGGTAGAGGTCCTGTGACTTTACAACAACTTGAGCAGATAGTACTTGCAAAAATCAGGCTCATGTCTCGAGAAGATTTGCAAAGGCTCTATGGATTCAGTGAGGGTATAGATTTGAGATTCATACAATGCGCTTCGAAATTCGGCGAGTTTGATCAGTTTTTAAGTTGTATAAAGACCAAGCGATTTACAATGAGTAAGATTAGAAGGCTTTTATTATACACTTTGTTCAACGTTTCTCAGGAGTTTTTGTCTCGATGTAATGAACTTGGCCCACAATATCTCAGAGTTCTTGGTTTTAACAACAAAGGAAGACAACTTTTGTCGATGATTAAAAGAAGATCTGCTATACCTGTTTTGTCGGTGTGCTCTCTTTATAGGAAGGTGCTTGAAAAAGTTTTGAAAGACAAAACCGGAAGATTTATCGTCGATCCAGAACTTTTTGAGAAACAGTTACTTTTTGATGTTCAATCTACATCCATACACTCTCTTTTGTTTCCGAGTAAATCTGAAAGATCAGCCGACAGAGATTTTCATATACCACCGGTGATCATCAGTTGA
- a CDS encoding LytR/AlgR family response regulator transcription factor — translation MIRVAVLEDEQLAREDIVRMISRYPELKLTGVFRTAKEFSKHIKEFDVAFIDIRLPFESGLNVAKKLRGIGIVFVTAYEQYAARAFEIGAIDYLVKPVSEERFDICVERLIQAYSKPLIKLPVKEGENILMLSFDKVFYIEAFW, via the coding sequence ATGATAAGGGTAGCTGTTTTAGAAGACGAGCAACTTGCACGTGAAGATATTGTTCGCATGATATCAAGATATCCTGAACTCAAACTCACCGGTGTTTTCCGAACTGCGAAAGAATTCTCAAAACATATAAAGGAATTTGATGTAGCTTTCATCGACATAAGGTTACCATTTGAATCTGGCTTGAATGTTGCAAAGAAATTGAGGGGAATCGGGATAGTTTTTGTCACAGCTTATGAGCAGTATGCTGCGCGGGCATTCGAGATTGGAGCAATAGACTATTTGGTAAAACCTGTTAGTGAAGAAAGATTTGATATATGCGTAGAGAGGCTTATTCAAGCATATTCTAAACCTCTTATAAAACTACCTGTAAAAGAAGGAGAAAATATTTTAATGCTCAGTTTTGATAAAGTATTCTATATAGAGGCTTTTTGGTAA
- a CDS encoding carbon starvation CstA family protein — translation MNSLVLALVAFFGYIVAYNTYGKWLSRKLFGLREDNPVPSKKFKDGVDYVPTKRHILLGHHFTTIAGTGPIVGPAIGVVWGWLPAFLWVFLGPIFAGGVHDFASLVISSRHGGKTIGEMTRGIVSNRVGVIFLILIQFLLWLVLAVFAMIMGILFDMYPQSVLSIWMEIPIAIWIGYMVYKKGKKDTVYSIIGLILLYVFAVIGIYLPLRIPKIGGISPVVSWIIILLIYSYFASVLPVQTLLQPRDYINSHELLVLMGALFLGTLVARPEIVAPAYQRVSGAPSMWPLLFVTIACGAISGFHSLASSGTTVKQLDKETDAQFVGYGGMLLEGSLSTLVIVAVTAGIGMFGAGSAGYLKYYSTWSTTAGAGLAAQLKAIVEGASNLMKAIGIPKDLGATLMAIFVVSFAGTTLDSATRIQRFGMEELFKGADGKPIGPFKNRYFTTFVVVAAAFALCMVSPDGRGAMKLWPVFGALNQLLAGLALMIATVYLAKKRKPVWPTLFPMIFMLTMTIWATILNVKNYYNAKNWLLVFIALVTLIIAIWMIIEAFISTINAYRKKQVYQEEFSKSTTAAEHIHVD, via the coding sequence GTGAATTCGCTCGTTTTGGCATTGGTTGCCTTTTTTGGCTACATTGTGGCATACAACACATATGGCAAATGGCTCTCGAGAAAACTTTTTGGTTTGAGAGAGGATAATCCAGTTCCATCTAAAAAATTCAAAGATGGAGTTGATTATGTACCAACCAAAAGGCATATCTTGCTTGGGCATCACTTTACAACTATCGCCGGTACAGGGCCAATAGTTGGTCCGGCAATAGGAGTTGTTTGGGGTTGGTTACCTGCTTTTCTTTGGGTTTTCTTGGGTCCCATCTTTGCCGGAGGGGTGCATGACTTCGCATCATTGGTGATTTCATCAAGACACGGTGGTAAAACTATTGGAGAAATGACAAGGGGTATAGTGTCCAATCGTGTTGGAGTAATATTCTTGATTCTAATTCAATTCTTGCTCTGGCTTGTTTTGGCAGTTTTTGCGATGATAATGGGTATTTTGTTTGATATGTATCCTCAAAGTGTCTTGTCTATATGGATGGAAATACCAATAGCAATCTGGATAGGTTACATGGTTTACAAAAAGGGTAAGAAAGACACTGTTTATTCCATAATAGGCTTGATTTTGCTGTATGTTTTTGCGGTAATAGGAATTTACCTTCCTTTGAGAATACCCAAGATTGGTGGTATTTCACCTGTTGTGAGTTGGATAATAATCCTATTGATTTATTCTTACTTTGCATCCGTTCTTCCCGTACAGACACTTTTACAACCGCGAGATTACATAAATTCGCATGAACTCTTGGTTTTGATGGGAGCCCTATTCTTGGGTACACTTGTTGCAAGGCCCGAAATCGTCGCACCTGCTTATCAAAGAGTATCCGGTGCACCAAGCATGTGGCCACTTCTGTTTGTCACGATTGCTTGTGGTGCAATCAGTGGTTTTCACAGTTTAGCATCTTCTGGAACTACAGTCAAACAACTCGATAAAGAAACAGATGCGCAGTTCGTAGGATATGGTGGGATGTTACTTGAAGGATCGCTTTCAACTCTTGTAATCGTTGCAGTGACGGCAGGAATAGGTATGTTTGGAGCCGGAAGTGCTGGCTATCTAAAATATTATTCAACATGGTCTACTACTGCTGGTGCAGGTCTTGCCGCCCAACTCAAGGCAATAGTTGAAGGAGCTTCAAATCTAATGAAAGCAATAGGTATTCCGAAGGATCTGGGTGCGACACTGATGGCAATTTTCGTAGTTTCTTTTGCTGGAACGACTCTCGATTCTGCAACGAGGATTCAGCGTTTTGGAATGGAAGAATTGTTCAAGGGGGCAGATGGTAAACCAATTGGACCATTTAAAAACAGATATTTCACCACATTTGTTGTAGTTGCTGCCGCATTTGCGTTGTGCATGGTATCACCAGATGGTCGAGGTGCTATGAAGTTATGGCCAGTTTTTGGAGCTTTAAATCAACTTTTGGCTGGACTTGCACTGATGATAGCAACTGTCTACCTTGCAAAGAAAAGAAAGCCTGTGTGGCCAACATTATTCCCAATGATTTTCATGCTCACAATGACTATCTGGGCAACGATTTTGAATGTGAAAAACTATTACAATGCAAAGAATTGGCTCTTGGTTTTCATTGCTCTTGTTACATTAATCATAGCGATATGGATGATAATCGAAGCTTTCATTTCGACGATCAATGCTTACAGAAAAAAACAAGTTTACCAGGAGGAATTTTCCAAAAGCACAACCGCGGCTGAGCATATTCATGTAGATTGA